One window of Helicobacter winghamensis ATCC BAA-430 genomic DNA carries:
- a CDS encoding YeiH family protein: protein MRENAQNIKNALLQKQFYKDYTNGFVLVLLVSLASYYVSVLPVVQRLHLSPLILSVLLGILATPLFRVAQSSCEKAVVFSAKKLLRFGIILFGFNVTLESIASVGLNGILLSIVVVVVILMLGYVVGVKFLKLDREIAILVSGGSAICGAAAVLALESSIKSKPYKGVIAVGTVVLFGLLGMFLYPLVYAFGIPPFSQEQMGYFLGLTLHELANVVGAGGSISPQTQEIALIVKMIRVILLVAVLLIVPYLFTQSKEGEKRKLHIPWFAFWFLGVVLLHSFINLPESIVSTFRFLSSFFLVMAMSALGLQVDFKKFLECGGRAFVLAFILFWILTFGGFLLVYYFV from the coding sequence ATGCGAGAAAATGCACAAAACATAAAAAATGCTTTGCTTCAAAAACAATTTTATAAGGATTATACTAACGGCTTCGTGCTTGTTTTGCTGGTTTCTCTTGCAAGTTATTATGTGAGTGTATTGCCTGTGGTGCAACGCTTGCATTTATCGCCTTTGATTTTAAGCGTGCTTCTTGGTATTTTAGCTACACCTTTGTTTAGGGTGGCGCAAAGCAGTTGTGAAAAGGCGGTTGTTTTTAGCGCGAAAAAACTTTTAAGATTTGGAATTATTCTTTTTGGTTTTAATGTTACTCTTGAGAGTATCGCTTCTGTGGGCTTAAATGGAATCCTTTTAAGCATTGTTGTTGTAGTGGTAATTTTGATGCTTGGATATGTTGTTGGTGTGAAATTTTTAAAGCTTGATAGAGAGATTGCGATTTTAGTAAGCGGTGGGAGTGCTATTTGTGGAGCAGCAGCAGTTTTGGCTCTAGAATCATCTATTAAATCCAAGCCTTATAAGGGCGTGATTGCCGTAGGAACAGTGGTTCTTTTTGGGCTTTTGGGAATGTTTTTGTATCCCTTAGTTTATGCGTTTGGGATTCCGCCTTTTTCACAGGAGCAAATGGGTTATTTTCTTGGACTAACACTTCACGAGCTTGCAAATGTTGTGGGTGCTGGTGGAAGCATTTCACCACAAACACAAGAGATTGCACTAATTGTTAAAATGATTCGCGTAATTTTGCTTGTTGCGGTGCTATTAATCGTGCCTTATCTTTTTACACAAAGCAAAGAAGGGGAGAAAAGAAAGCTTCATATTCCTTGGTTTGCATTTTGGTTTTTGGGTGTTGTGTTGTTGCATTCTTTTATCAATTTACCTGAAAGTATTGTTAGCACATTTAGGTTTTTATCTAGCTTTTTCCTAGTTATGGCAATGAGTGCTTTAGGGCTTCAAGTGGATTTTAAAAAGTTTTTAGAATGTGGTGGAAGAGCATTTGTACTGGCGTTTATTTTGTTTTGGATTCTAACTTTTGGTGGATTCTTGCTTGTGTATTATTTTGTGTGA
- a CDS encoding methylenetetrahydrofolate reductase, translating to MPGFESNKIESFIDKLQKGKKCYTYEFSAPASFCLEKLFCGLKNQSFLQELDAFICTDSPLGKLKHSPILASLKLQNTFKIPSIATISMRDKNTLALQSELIGMNSLDLRLVLALTGDPLRLGNQPQAKGVFEGNSALLLKIIDALNLNKDINGENLQGIPKRIYPFCVLNSYAKNKESLYKKMREKIRNGALAIFTQPIYDESIAKELLKWCDAINLEFRTNCALVFGFFPIASYKTALFLHYKLPGVFVSQEWLKALEIAKKNGKEAEVGLQKSKELFKALSALQQKFHFMSANKPEIIAQILKT from the coding sequence ATGCCAGGTTTTGAGAGTAATAAGATAGAATCCTTTATTGATAAACTCCAAAAAGGTAAGAAGTGCTACACTTATGAGTTTTCAGCCCCTGCTAGTTTTTGTTTAGAGAAGTTATTTTGTGGGCTTAAAAATCAATCCTTTTTACAAGAATTAGACGCATTTATTTGCACAGATTCTCCTTTGGGAAAATTAAAACATAGCCCTATTTTGGCAAGTTTGAAGCTACAAAACACTTTTAAGATTCCAAGTATCGCTACAATTTCTATGCGCGATAAAAACACACTTGCGCTTCAAAGTGAGTTAATCGGTATGAATAGCCTTGATTTGCGTCTTGTGTTAGCCTTAACGGGGGATCCTTTAAGGCTAGGTAATCAACCCCAAGCAAAAGGTGTATTTGAAGGAAATAGCGCACTTTTATTAAAGATTATCGATGCATTAAATCTTAATAAAGATATTAATGGAGAGAATTTACAAGGGATTCCTAAAAGAATTTATCCCTTTTGTGTGCTAAATTCTTATGCAAAAAATAAAGAAAGTCTTTATAAAAAAATGCGCGAAAAAATCCGCAATGGAGCTTTAGCGATTTTCACACAGCCTATTTATGATGAAAGCATTGCTAAAGAGCTTTTAAAGTGGTGTGATGCTATTAATTTAGAGTTTAGAACAAATTGCGCACTTGTGTTTGGATTTTTTCCTATTGCTTCTTATAAAACCGCGTTATTTTTGCATTATAAATTACCCGGTGTATTTGTATCGCAAGAGTGGTTAAAAGCACTGGAGATTGCTAAAAAAAATGGCAAGGAAGCAGAAGTTGGATTGCAAAAAAGCAAAGAGTTATTTAAGGCTTTAAGTGCCTTGCAACAAAAGTTTCACTTTATGAGTGCAAACAAACCTGAAATTATTGCACAGATTTTAAAAACCTAG
- the dapE gene encoding succinyl-diaminopimelate desuccinylase has translation MQTLEVLKQLVAYPSITPQECGIYRFICGILPEFKALEFHKNGVKNVFLYKDFRECENMESKITKSAHLCFAGHIDVVPPGEGWESEPFAPLEKDGFLYGRGTQDMKSGVAAFVCALREFLDSNNSFNGILSVLLTSDEEGEAIFGTKHALSELQKLNLLPDFAVVAEPTCVEKFGDMIKVGRRGSINGKLIIQGKQGHAAYPSKCINPVELIAPVLSKIAGFDLDKGNAEFEPSKIVITDIRGGMEVVNVTPNDLKIMFNVRNSTATSLDNLQAYLENLLKTIPHSLELKQSSKSFLTDTKNKIVQKMVEALEFQNGFTPLLSTSGGTSDARYLAEFGVSVVECGVCNDRIHSLNERVKISEVEALQKCFLELLRRF, from the coding sequence ATGCAAACCCTAGAAGTTTTAAAACAACTTGTTGCTTATCCTAGTATAACACCGCAAGAATGCGGGATTTATAGGTTTATTTGTGGGATTTTGCCAGAATTTAAGGCGCTAGAGTTTCACAAAAATGGCGTGAAAAATGTATTTTTGTATAAGGATTTTAGAGAATGTGAAAATATGGAATCTAAAATTACAAAATCCGCACATTTATGCTTTGCAGGACACATTGATGTGGTGCCACCTGGAGAGGGTTGGGAGAGTGAGCCTTTTGCGCCACTAGAGAAAGATGGATTCCTTTATGGGCGTGGGACGCAAGATATGAAGAGCGGAGTAGCGGCGTTTGTGTGTGCATTAAGGGAATTTTTGGATTCCAACAATAGTTTTAATGGGATCTTGTCTGTGCTTTTAACAAGCGATGAGGAAGGCGAGGCGATTTTTGGCACAAAGCACGCATTAAGTGAGCTTCAAAAGCTTAATTTATTGCCTGATTTTGCAGTTGTTGCAGAGCCTACTTGTGTGGAAAAATTTGGCGATATGATAAAAGTTGGTAGGCGTGGCTCCATTAATGGTAAATTAATCATACAAGGCAAGCAAGGACACGCGGCATATCCTAGTAAATGTATTAATCCAGTAGAGTTAATCGCTCCTGTATTAAGTAAGATTGCAGGATTTGATTTAGATAAAGGAAATGCGGAATTTGAGCCTAGCAAGATTGTGATTACTGATATACGCGGTGGAATGGAAGTTGTTAATGTAACGCCAAATGATTTAAAGATAATGTTTAATGTGCGCAACTCCACAGCTACAAGTTTAGATAATTTGCAAGCGTATTTAGAAAATCTTTTAAAAACGATTCCACATTCTTTGGAGTTAAAACAAAGTTCTAAGTCCTTTTTGACAGATACAAAGAATAAAATTGTTCAAAAAATGGTAGAAGCGTTGGAATTTCAAAATGGTTTTACGCCACTTTTAAGCACAAGTGGAGGCACAAGTGATGCGCGCTATCTTGCGGAATTTGGAGTAAGTGTTGTAGAGTGTGGTGTGTGCAATGATAGAATCCACTCACTTAATGAAAGAGTAAAAATTAGCGAAGTGGAAGCCCTGCAAAAGTGTTTCTTGGAATTGTTGCGGAGATTTTAA
- the cmoA gene encoding carboxy-S-adenosyl-L-methionine synthase CmoA, with the protein MDKVFTQAPQKQFEFDANVAGVFDDMLCRSIPFYKEVLALSADFALEYAKKDSVILDLGTSTGAMLLEIASKAKIPLRLYGIDNSVSMLEFAQKKLDTYGIKANLICGDILQENFPKCDVIVANYTLQFIRPLERERLVQKIFNALNTGGVFICSEKVICENKTLDFKMIQYYLESKKKRGYSEFEISKKREALENVLIPYSENENKTMLKNAGFSHIQTLFCWVNFTTLIAIKE; encoded by the coding sequence ATGGATAAAGTTTTTACACAAGCTCCACAAAAGCAATTTGAGTTTGACGCAAATGTGGCAGGGGTTTTTGATGATATGTTATGTCGCTCTATCCCTTTTTATAAAGAAGTTTTAGCTTTAAGTGCGGATTTTGCGCTAGAGTATGCAAAAAAGGATTCCGTAATTTTAGATCTTGGGACTTCTACGGGGGCTATGCTTTTAGAAATTGCTTCTAAGGCTAAGATTCCTTTAAGGCTTTATGGCATAGATAATTCGGTAAGTATGCTAGAGTTCGCGCAAAAAAAGTTGGACACCTATGGCATTAAGGCAAATTTAATTTGTGGGGATATTTTGCAAGAGAATTTTCCTAAATGTGATGTGATTGTGGCAAATTACACTTTGCAATTTATCCGTCCTTTAGAGAGAGAAAGGCTTGTGCAAAAGATTTTTAATGCACTCAATACAGGTGGTGTGTTTATTTGCTCTGAAAAGGTGATTTGTGAGAATAAAACTCTAGATTTTAAGATGATTCAATATTATTTAGAAAGTAAGAAAAAGCGGGGATATAGTGAGTTTGAGATTAGCAAAAAGCGTGAAGCTTTAGAAAATGTGCTAATCCCTTATAGTGAAAATGAGAATAAAACAATGCTTAAAAATGCTGGGTTTAGCCATATTCAAACGCTTTTTTGCTGGGTAAATTTCACAACTTTAATTGCAATAAAGGAATAA
- a CDS encoding bifunctional riboflavin kinase/FAD synthetase gives MQSFLSLVKNSKFAKNITSLALGKFDGLHLGHQALFKELDENGAILCIEQENGVLLPKKYRSFYAKYPMFYIALDIIRNKSDKEFVAFLQSVLPNLRRIVVGYDFRFGKDRFYYPFDLLQSFKGEVVVVNEVLCKKLSVHSGLIKELLLNGNVKQASKFLGRLYEIRGEIIKGQGLGKRELYATINLQNDGFLLPQEGVYAGFIQLGEQKLESKKYPAVIFIGNRLSTDKSFSIEGHLLGIEVEVKESEAGFYFAKKIRNNRKFDNLESLKKQISCDINEAYKILKVK, from the coding sequence ATGCAGAGTTTTTTATCGCTTGTCAAAAACTCTAAATTTGCAAAGAATATCACAAGTCTTGCATTAGGGAAGTTTGATGGCTTACATTTGGGACATCAAGCATTATTTAAAGAGCTTGATGAAAATGGTGCAATTTTGTGTATTGAGCAAGAAAATGGTGTATTATTACCTAAAAAATATCGCTCTTTTTATGCGAAATACCCGATGTTTTACATTGCGCTAGATATTATCCGCAATAAGAGTGATAAGGAATTTGTAGCATTTTTACAAAGTGTATTGCCAAATTTAAGACGCATTGTTGTGGGGTATGATTTTAGGTTTGGGAAGGATAGGTTTTATTATCCTTTTGATTTGTTACAGAGTTTTAAGGGTGAAGTTGTGGTGGTCAATGAAGTGCTTTGCAAGAAACTTTCTGTGCATAGTGGATTAATCAAAGAACTTTTGTTAAATGGCAATGTGAAACAAGCAAGTAAGTTTTTAGGGCGTTTGTATGAGATTAGAGGGGAGATTATTAAGGGGCAAGGGCTTGGTAAAAGGGAGCTGTATGCAACGATTAATCTACAAAATGATGGTTTTTTACTTCCACAAGAGGGCGTGTATGCAGGGTTTATTCAGCTAGGTGAACAAAAGTTAGAATCCAAAAAATATCCTGCTGTGATTTTTATTGGAAATCGCTTAAGCACAGATAAGTCTTTTTCTATTGAAGGGCATTTGTTGGGCATTGAAGTGGAAGTTAAAGAGAGTGAAGCTGGGTTTTATTTTGCTAAAAAAATTAGAAACAATCGTAAATTTGATAATTTAGAATCCCTAAAAAAGCAAATTAGTTGCGATATTAATGAAGCTTATAAAATCTTAAAGGTTAAATAA
- the tlyA gene encoding 23S rRNA (cytidine-2'-O)-methyltransferase TlyA codes for MQSVEIVNLRLDVACVKLRIASSRNQAHALIKKGKVCVNGIPCAKSAYVLGLKDKITKLESKIFVSRAGEKLDCFLKANPIFDFQGKSALDIGASTGGFCEVLLENGVESVVCVDVGSNQLHYSLKENPRVKSYEKTDIREFATKYKGEFEIVVCDVSFIALKEILDSIITLSRDKVILLFKPQFEVGMGVKRNKKGVVQDVIAIQKALENMLELLEKSGFKVLKTMESQIKGKEGNAEFFIACQKL; via the coding sequence ATGCAAAGTGTAGAAATTGTAAATTTGCGCTTAGATGTGGCTTGTGTGAAGCTTAGAATCGCATCTTCTCGCAATCAAGCACACGCGCTAATCAAAAAGGGCAAAGTGTGCGTTAATGGAATCCCTTGTGCGAAAAGTGCTTATGTATTAGGATTAAAAGATAAAATCACAAAGTTGGAATCTAAAATTTTTGTTAGTCGCGCTGGAGAGAAGCTAGATTGCTTTTTAAAAGCAAATCCTATCTTTGATTTTCAAGGAAAAAGCGCGTTAGATATAGGTGCAAGCACAGGTGGATTTTGTGAGGTTCTTTTAGAAAATGGTGTGGAATCTGTAGTTTGTGTAGATGTTGGAAGCAATCAGCTACATTATAGCTTAAAAGAAAATCCACGCGTAAAAAGCTATGAAAAGACAGATATTAGGGAGTTTGCCACAAAGTATAAGGGGGAATTTGAAATTGTGGTGTGTGATGTATCTTTTATTGCTTTAAAAGAAATTTTAGATTCCATAATCACATTATCAAGGGATAAGGTGATTTTGCTCTTTAAGCCACAATTTGAAGTAGGAATGGGAGTTAAGCGTAACAAAAAGGGAGTTGTGCAAGATGTAATAGCAATTCAAAAAGCATTAGAAAATATGTTAGAGTTGTTAGAAAAAAGTGGATTTAAGGTTTTAAAAACTATGGAATCACAAATCAAAGGAAAGGAAGGGAATGCAGAGTTTTTTATCGCTTGTCAAAAACTCTAA
- a CDS encoding UDP-glucose dehydrogenase family protein, with product MNIVIIGTGYVGLVSGACFADMGNNVICVDIVESKIARLNAGEIPIFEPGLQELVKRNKEQGNLSFTTSLKESLQKVEVAFIAVGTPMGEDGSADLQYVLEVAREIGKTMESKMLIVDKSTVPVGTAQKVKEAIKEELKKRDVSIPFSVASNPEFLKEGDAINDFLRPDRVVIGIEEEWAKEILKEVYAPFLRSYDRLIVMDIKSAEMTKYAANAMLATKISFINEIARICEVVGADVNQVRIGIGSDKRIGYSFIYPGCGYGGSCFPKDVKALEKIAQENGVEARMLQATAQVNEKQKRVLGEKIIEHFGESLKGRRIGIWGLSFKPGTDDMREATSLVLIEELLKREAEVSVYDPRAMEEAKGFYFKGIQNIMYASNKYDALNACDAMVLVTEWKEFRSPDFLEIKERLKEAIIFDGRNQYNAKRLKELGFIYYQIGV from the coding sequence ATGAATATAGTGATTATTGGGACGGGTTATGTTGGGTTGGTTAGTGGTGCATGTTTTGCGGATATGGGGAATAATGTAATTTGTGTGGATATTGTGGAATCCAAAATTGCGCGTTTAAATGCTGGAGAGATTCCTATTTTTGAGCCAGGATTACAAGAGCTTGTGAAAAGAAACAAGGAGCAGGGAAATTTGAGTTTTACCACTTCCTTAAAAGAATCTTTACAGAAAGTAGAAGTGGCTTTTATCGCCGTTGGCACACCTATGGGAGAAGATGGAAGTGCGGATTTACAATATGTTTTAGAAGTAGCACGAGAGATTGGCAAAACAATGGAATCTAAAATGCTAATTGTAGATAAATCCACAGTTCCAGTTGGCACAGCACAAAAGGTTAAGGAAGCAATCAAAGAAGAATTAAAAAAGCGTGATGTTAGCATTCCTTTTAGTGTGGCTAGCAATCCTGAGTTTTTAAAAGAAGGTGATGCAATTAATGATTTTCTAAGACCTGATAGGGTGGTAATTGGTATAGAAGAAGAGTGGGCAAAAGAGATTTTAAAGGAAGTGTATGCGCCATTTTTACGGAGTTATGATAGGCTAATTGTGATGGATATTAAAAGTGCTGAGATGACAAAATATGCAGCAAATGCGATGCTTGCAACAAAGATTAGTTTTATTAATGAGATTGCAAGGATTTGCGAAGTTGTAGGAGCTGATGTGAATCAAGTAAGAATTGGAATTGGGAGTGATAAGCGTATTGGATATAGCTTTATTTATCCGGGTTGTGGATATGGGGGAAGTTGCTTTCCAAAAGATGTGAAAGCTTTAGAGAAAATTGCTCAAGAAAATGGTGTAGAAGCTAGAATGTTACAAGCCACAGCGCAAGTTAATGAGAAGCAAAAAAGGGTATTGGGTGAGAAGATTATTGAGCATTTTGGTGAGAGTTTGAAAGGCAGACGCATTGGAATTTGGGGGCTTAGTTTTAAGCCCGGGACAGATGATATGCGTGAAGCCACTTCACTTGTTTTAATTGAAGAGCTTTTAAAGCGTGAAGCGGAAGTTAGTGTATATGATCCAAGGGCAATGGAAGAGGCAAAAGGATTTTATTTTAAAGGAATCCAAAATATTATGTATGCAAGCAATAAATATGATGCATTAAATGCCTGTGATGCAATGGTTTTAGTAACAGAGTGGAAAGAGTTTAGAAGCCCAGATTTTCTAGAGATTAAAGAGCGACTAAAGGAAGCAATTATTTTTGATGGACGCAATCAGTATAATGCAAAACGCTTAAAAGAGCTTGGGTTTATTTATTATCAAATTGGAGTTTAG
- a CDS encoding aspartate carbamoyltransferase catalytic subunit, with amino-acid sequence MARHLLETKDFSKEEVEGILDLAQSYLDSKNALNSKNALLGHIVITIFFENSTRTLSSFEVATKRLGGSVVRLDVSKSSTTKGETLFDTAANLNAMQPSAIVVRHKNSGVPNILAKYVTCSIINGGDGAHAHPTQALLDLLTLRKHLGNLEGKKIAIVGDIRNSRVANSNIELLGRFGMEVILVGPPHFIPKTKLRHCISLKEVIDSVDAVMSLRTQTERHDYPIYSSLKDYASDYCITRELFGERNIILLHPGPVHRNIDISDSMLQDPRCKVLEQVTHGVAIRMAVLETLITHSKNKIPKNFPYF; translated from the coding sequence ATGGCTAGGCATTTACTAGAAACTAAGGATTTCAGCAAAGAAGAGGTAGAAGGGATTTTAGATTTAGCCCAAAGTTATTTGGATTCCAAAAATGCGCTAAATAGTAAAAACGCGCTTTTAGGACATATTGTTATTACAATCTTTTTTGAAAACTCCACACGCACACTCTCAAGCTTTGAAGTTGCAACAAAACGCTTAGGCGGAAGTGTTGTTCGCCTAGATGTTTCAAAAAGCTCCACAACCAAGGGGGAAACCCTATTTGACACTGCAGCTAACCTTAATGCAATGCAACCAAGTGCAATTGTTGTAAGACACAAAAATTCTGGCGTGCCTAATATTCTTGCTAAATATGTAACTTGCTCTATCATAAATGGTGGCGATGGTGCGCACGCTCACCCCACACAAGCACTTTTAGACCTTTTGACTTTGCGCAAGCATTTAGGTAACTTAGAAGGCAAAAAAATCGCTATTGTAGGCGATATTCGCAACTCACGCGTGGCAAATAGCAATATTGAACTTCTAGGGCGTTTTGGAATGGAGGTAATTTTAGTAGGACCGCCACATTTTATTCCTAAAACCAAACTCCGCCATTGTATTTCCTTAAAAGAAGTGATTGACTCTGTTGATGCTGTGATGAGCTTACGCACACAAACAGAACGCCACGATTACCCTATTTATTCAAGCTTAAAGGATTATGCAAGCGATTATTGTATTACAAGAGAACTTTTTGGGGAGAGAAATATTATCTTACTCCACCCCGGACCTGTGCATCGCAATATTGACATTAGCGATTCTATGTTACAAGATCCGCGCTGTAAGGTTTTAGAGCAAGTTACACACGGCGTTGCTATAAGAATGGCAGTTTTAGAAACGCTCATCACTCATAGCAAAAATAAGATTCCAAAAAATTTCCCTTATTTTTAA